One window of Treponema denticola genomic DNA carries:
- a CDS encoding DUF4097 family beta strand repeat-containing protein — translation MTKDQFLTELNSYLSVLKPEDRKNTIEFYEEYFEDAENEEAAIEELGSPKKLAEEIIDFHKTSYRGENTQVSQQFSPDESISEIILNITAAKVLINASQEEKIEYTTQNIADDDFSAKIENGKLIIKEKPVFFFSKKGFVSFLENFNINTSSNTSKREILINIPKDTHLEKLEFNSQIGSLKIEEVNVEVIEGYTTCGNFSVKSGLHKKIDFNTSAGAINISDIDIETMKLSSSAGAIKFENIKAGNISASTGAGTIDFIKTESSYINANSGAGNITGNELKSDRGKFNTGAGTNKFQKCDFNEAILNTGAGSIIFQGNLHSYAKINSAIGSVDLNLPDKVENYDINIFSKQGRVKLNGENVEGRGDKLNLGSKTSDTNIKISTAFGKIKISTQEGE, via the coding sequence ATGACAAAGGACCAATTTTTAACTGAACTTAATTCTTATCTTTCGGTTTTAAAACCTGAAGACAGAAAAAATACGATCGAGTTTTATGAAGAATACTTTGAAGATGCCGAAAACGAAGAAGCAGCAATTGAAGAACTCGGCTCACCTAAAAAACTTGCAGAGGAGATTATAGATTTTCATAAAACCTCATATAGGGGTGAAAACACTCAAGTTTCCCAGCAGTTTTCTCCCGATGAAAGCATTTCGGAAATTATTTTAAACATAACAGCCGCAAAAGTGTTAATAAATGCTTCTCAAGAAGAAAAAATTGAGTATACTACTCAAAATATTGCGGATGATGATTTTTCGGCAAAGATTGAAAACGGAAAGCTTATAATAAAGGAAAAGCCCGTTTTCTTTTTCAGCAAAAAAGGCTTTGTTTCCTTTTTGGAAAATTTTAACATAAACACCTCTTCTAATACAAGCAAAAGAGAAATCCTCATAAACATTCCCAAAGATACTCATCTTGAAAAACTCGAATTTAATTCCCAGATAGGTTCTTTAAAAATAGAAGAAGTAAATGTAGAAGTTATTGAAGGCTATACAACATGCGGAAATTTTTCGGTAAAAAGCGGTCTACACAAAAAAATAGATTTCAATACTTCTGCAGGTGCTATAAATATAAGCGATATTGATATTGAAACTATGAAGCTTTCTTCTTCGGCAGGTGCTATCAAATTTGAAAACATAAAAGCCGGTAATATTTCCGCATCGACAGGGGCAGGAACAATTGACTTTATAAAAACCGAAAGCTCCTACATCAATGCAAATTCGGGAGCCGGAAATATAACCGGAAACGAATTAAAATCGGATAGAGGAAAATTCAATACGGGGGCAGGAACTAATAAATTCCAAAAATGCGATTTTAATGAAGCTATATTAAACACCGGAGCAGGAAGCATAATATTCCAAGGAAATTTACACAGTTATGCTAAAATCAATTCTGCCATAGGTTCAGTGGATCTTAATTTGCCTGATAAAGTAGAAAATTACGATATAAATATTTTTTCTAAACAAGGCAGAGTAAAACTAAATGGGGAAAATGTTGAAGGACGAGGAGACAAGCTTAACCTCGGAAGTAAAACTTCAGATACAAACATAAAGATCAGCACTGCTTTCGGAAAAATTAAAATAAGCACTCAGGAAGGAGAATAA
- a CDS encoding DUF1700 domain-containing protein: protein MKRREFIEELEDRLRHLPYKDRKEAIKFYEEYFDEAGSENEQTVINELRSPAHIASKILSDYAIKEAEGARKSARGGLRALWFTILGIFAAPIAIPLAVILTVVIVLLCVGLCVASIALVFGGGILAVFAFGMLFVDFGTGILLIGAILIAIGFTRLLYLFVTAIIRKISQLVKKI, encoded by the coding sequence ATGAAAAGAAGAGAATTCATTGAAGAACTTGAAGACAGGCTTCGGCATCTGCCCTATAAGGATAGAAAGGAAGCAATTAAATTCTATGAAGAATATTTTGATGAGGCTGGAAGTGAAAATGAGCAAACGGTAATAAACGAGCTTAGAAGCCCTGCCCACATTGCTTCAAAAATTCTTTCGGACTATGCAATAAAAGAAGCCGAAGGAGCAAGAAAATCTGCAAGGGGCGGCTTAAGAGCCTTATGGTTTACAATCCTCGGAATCTTTGCAGCTCCGATTGCAATACCGCTGGCTGTAATTCTTACCGTAGTAATAGTTCTTCTATGCGTAGGACTTTGCGTTGCCTCTATTGCCCTTGTTTTCGGCGGCGGTATATTGGCAGTATTCGCATTCGGTATGCTTTTTGTAGACTTCGGTACAGGCATTCTTTTAATAGGAGCTATTTTAATAGCCATAGGTTTTACCAGACTTTTATACCTTTTTGTTACTGCGATTATAAGAAAAATATCGCAGCTGGTAAAAAAAATTTAA
- a CDS encoding DUF4097 family beta strand repeat-containing protein: MSKKILSILCLIFMGLCCILTGIMLGGNFDFSKQKPFNKTFRTQVNKEWEDHVIQKEFDTKEVKNLELENILTAADLYTQSSLEKIIIKVKGLPENAIDINLKDKTLKINEKNIWNITSSGNGDRDKFIISNIEMHIPEKFIFNSMLIKNKKDIKCEDIEADNLKIKGDFGNTDIEKCRFKEADIESNTNINFIATVTESFSIKSKYGNIKIVLEASPKIKQSFVSSKYGNIEIEDMQTIDFKGESGYGNFDITKSNFENIKIKSGGNFKLKGKVKNTLDISCEYGNIDIDLEESNSIQNCVLETEYGNITGKNFKAKAFKADLKYGNFLTLNCEYNNAKIDCGGNIQIDGSLGGHNSFVSHRGNININLENDVNNYDISASTGTHGNIRVNNLTTISKYSAKAQSENPHKINARSDLGNINITGSVE, translated from the coding sequence ATGTCAAAGAAAATTCTTTCGATATTGTGTTTAATTTTTATGGGATTATGCTGCATACTGACAGGTATAATGCTCGGTGGAAATTTTGATTTTTCAAAACAGAAACCTTTTAATAAAACATTTCGAACTCAGGTAAACAAAGAATGGGAAGATCATGTTATACAAAAAGAATTCGATACAAAGGAAGTAAAAAACCTTGAACTTGAAAACATATTAACGGCAGCAGATCTTTATACTCAATCATCCCTTGAAAAAATCATAATAAAAGTAAAAGGTTTACCTGAAAATGCTATCGATATAAATTTAAAAGATAAAACTTTAAAAATAAATGAAAAAAATATATGGAACATAACATCTTCCGGTAATGGCGATAGAGATAAATTTATTATTTCAAATATTGAGATGCATATACCCGAAAAATTTATTTTTAATTCGATGCTTATTAAGAACAAAAAAGATATTAAATGCGAAGATATTGAAGCGGATAATTTAAAGATAAAAGGGGATTTTGGAAATACCGATATTGAAAAATGCCGGTTTAAGGAAGCGGATATAGAATCAAACACCAATATCAATTTTATTGCAACAGTAACGGAAAGTTTTTCAATTAAAAGCAAATACGGAAATATTAAAATCGTCCTTGAAGCTTCTCCAAAAATAAAACAATCTTTTGTAAGCTCCAAATACGGTAATATAGAAATTGAAGACATGCAAACAATAGATTTTAAAGGAGAAAGCGGTTACGGAAATTTCGATATAACAAAAAGCAATTTCGAAAATATAAAAATTAAAAGCGGAGGAAACTTTAAACTAAAAGGCAAGGTCAAAAATACTTTGGATATTTCATGTGAATATGGAAACATTGATATTGACCTTGAAGAAAGCAATAGTATTCAAAATTGTGTTTTGGAAACCGAATATGGAAACATTACCGGTAAAAATTTTAAGGCAAAAGCTTTTAAAGCGGATCTAAAATACGGCAATTTTTTAACTTTGAACTGTGAATATAATAATGCAAAAATAGACTGCGGCGGTAATATACAAATTGACGGCAGCCTTGGCGGACATAACTCATTTGTTTCACATAGAGGAAACATAAATATAAATCTTGAAAACGATGTAAACAATTATGACATATCCGCTTCTACCGGCACTCATGGAAACATTAGGGTTAATAACTTAACAACAATATCAAAATACTCGGCAAAGGCACAATCGGAAAATCCGCACAAAATTAATGCCCGCTCTGATCTTGGAAATATAAATATTACGGGCAGTGTAGAATAA
- a CDS encoding PadR family transcriptional regulator, translating to MIFSINTGLLEACVLALLKDSDSYGYKLTQDVKSLLPISESTLYPVLKRLQTSGYLETYDQPIDGRNRKYYKITPAGLRQHELYIGEWKSYKELIDKIFKGTAL from the coding sequence ATGATTTTTTCGATAAATACGGGCTTGCTTGAAGCCTGCGTTCTAGCCCTTTTAAAAGACTCGGATTCTTACGGCTACAAATTAACGCAGGATGTCAAAAGCCTTCTTCCAATATCGGAATCTACCTTATACCCTGTTCTAAAAAGACTGCAAACAAGCGGATATTTGGAAACCTACGATCAGCCTATCGACGGGCGGAACCGTAAGTACTACAAAATAACGCCTGCGGGATTAAGGCAGCATGAGCTCTACATTGGAGAATGGAAGTCCTATAAGGAACTTATAGACAAGATTTTTAAGGGCACAGCCCTTTAG
- a CDS encoding DUF4097 family beta strand repeat-containing protein: MKKIGKTILIIFLGLMLVGIGYSLGGRFFYRSKRRIHGRNFIDRAYNKIMSAAESIEDMENDLEDMEDDIKSWRDDMDEYFGDEYKKAETISLEGIKNFFLKAEVGEVKIEISDRADEASYKIERINPKYFDVEKKGDTISFEDNTPSKFFKNLGFNFKNNSPKIYISLPRNIVFNNFEIKSGVGELNISKINVEKFNLAAGVGEVNIYDAKISKDAEIRAGVGEVNFKDSTVTNMDIKSGVGSFSFSGTAMGKTSVKGGIGEVDLKIDGAEKDYDFDVSAGLGEVIINGKKSKTFLADRQKSGSITQNSITVKGGIGSISIRFKN, encoded by the coding sequence ATGAAAAAAATAGGAAAGACAATTTTAATTATTTTTTTGGGACTTATGCTTGTCGGCATAGGTTATAGTTTAGGCGGAAGATTTTTTTATAGATCTAAGCGTAGAATTCATGGACGGAATTTTATTGACAGAGCATATAATAAAATTATGTCGGCGGCCGAGAGTATCGAAGATATGGAAAACGACCTAGAAGATATGGAAGACGATATAAAATCTTGGAGGGATGATATGGACGAGTATTTTGGAGATGAGTACAAAAAGGCTGAAACAATCAGTTTGGAAGGAATTAAGAATTTTTTTCTTAAGGCAGAAGTCGGAGAGGTAAAAATAGAAATAAGCGATCGTGCGGATGAAGCCTCATATAAAATTGAGCGCATTAACCCCAAGTATTTCGATGTAGAAAAAAAAGGAGACACAATCAGTTTTGAAGACAACACTCCTTCAAAGTTTTTTAAGAATCTTGGTTTTAATTTTAAAAATAATTCGCCTAAAATATATATCAGCCTCCCGCGGAATATTGTATTTAATAATTTTGAAATAAAGAGCGGAGTCGGAGAACTTAATATCAGCAAAATAAATGTAGAAAAATTCAACCTTGCAGCAGGAGTCGGAGAAGTAAATATTTATGATGCAAAGATTTCAAAGGATGCCGAAATCAGAGCCGGAGTCGGAGAAGTAAACTTTAAGGATTCGACAGTAACCAATATGGATATAAAATCCGGCGTCGGCTCATTTAGCTTTTCGGGTACGGCCATGGGTAAGACCTCAGTCAAGGGAGGAATAGGCGAAGTTGATCTTAAAATAGATGGAGCCGAAAAAGATTATGATTTTGATGTAAGTGCAGGTTTAGGAGAGGTTATAATAAACGGAAAAAAATCAAAAACCTTTTTAGCCGATAGACAAAAAAGCGGTTCAATCACCCAAAACTCAATAACCGTCAAAGGCGGAATAGGTTCTATAAGTATCAGATTTAAGAATTAG